From Verrucomicrobiota bacterium, the proteins below share one genomic window:
- a CDS encoding slipin family protein produces MRIIKRIYIPYEHVGLKFRDGQFVELLEAGRQWIFDPFGRIAVNIVWQGEPWIEASKAQLRQLRETSGIDDHASFIDLNDNQRAIVWLDGRFYGILKPGLYGYWNSPVKTKVEIVDVEDIRFQHPQFDIITKDKDAAVHLNIHEIEDGGVGVLYVDGEFSEILKPGRYAFWKNVRKIRIYSYSLREKVLDVTGQEIMTADKVTLRLNAVLSYRLEDVQKVAESAENVEQALYREIQLIIRAEVGGRTLDQLLADKSAVANEALSAIRAKASEYGVAVQGLGIRDVILPGDMKELLNQVIEAEKAAQANNIKRREETAAMRSQLNSAKLIEQNPTLMRLRELESVEKITEKANLQIFVGDGQELSKRIVKLI; encoded by the coding sequence ATGCGCATCATCAAACGCATCTACATTCCGTATGAGCATGTAGGTTTGAAATTCCGTGATGGTCAATTCGTCGAACTGCTCGAGGCAGGGCGTCAATGGATCTTCGATCCGTTCGGCCGCATTGCTGTCAACATTGTTTGGCAGGGTGAGCCGTGGATCGAAGCTTCCAAGGCGCAGCTCCGGCAGCTTCGCGAAACCAGCGGGATCGACGATCACGCCAGTTTCATTGACCTGAACGACAACCAGCGGGCCATCGTATGGCTCGACGGTCGTTTCTACGGGATTCTCAAGCCGGGTCTCTACGGCTACTGGAACTCTCCGGTAAAGACCAAGGTCGAGATCGTGGACGTTGAAGACATTCGTTTTCAACACCCGCAGTTCGACATTATCACCAAGGACAAGGACGCCGCCGTTCACCTCAACATCCACGAGATCGAAGACGGTGGAGTGGGCGTGCTCTACGTCGATGGCGAGTTCTCGGAAATCCTCAAACCGGGACGTTACGCATTCTGGAAGAACGTCCGCAAGATTCGGATTTATTCTTACAGTCTGCGCGAGAAAGTTCTCGACGTAACCGGTCAGGAAATCATGACTGCCGACAAGGTAACTCTCCGGCTCAACGCTGTTCTCAGCTACCGTCTGGAGGACGTGCAGAAAGTGGCTGAATCCGCAGAAAACGTGGAGCAAGCGCTCTACCGTGAGATTCAGCTCATCATCCGTGCAGAAGTCGGTGGGCGGACTCTGGACCAGCTGCTGGCCGATAAGTCGGCCGTTGCCAATGAGGCCCTGAGTGCCATTCGCGCGAAAGCGTCGGAGTATGGCGTAGCGGTCCAAGGACTGGGTATCCGCGATGTCATTCTGCCGGGTGACATGAAGGAACTGCTCAACCAGGTGATCGAGGCCGAGAAAGCCGCACAGGCAAACAACATCAAGCGCCGGGAAGAAACCGCTGCCATGCGTAGCCAGCTCAACTCAGCAAAGCTGATTGAGCAGAACCCGACCCTGATGCGTCTGCGTGAACTCGAGTCTGTCGAGAAGATTACCGAGAAAGCCAACCTGCAAATCTTCGTAGGAGATGGGCAGGAGCTCAGTAAGCGGATCGTCAAACTCATCTAG
- a CDS encoding DUF418 domain-containing protein has protein sequence MTKSQSFGPINSTERIAFMDSLRGFAVFGIFLVNMSMMAAPSMAYGSFAVFTDPVSFAVSLARHLLADGAFIFLFSLLFGASFGLMMDPFGSRQSGIGLPAYYRRLFLIGVLGFFHVTVLWFGDILMIYAMSGLFLPFFRRRKSRTLLIWAVLLFILPTLFFAGLLLIPLADSALYEQLDLDYETAIRSWIAYLNDGYLLEDFGQVARTRWTEYFYEPVVIFFTFFQCLGMMLLGLWMIRVGGFRQKPGERSIFRKALLWIIPTAIIGKLAYVYLIYDESSYGLSIICFVLSTFGGPALGILHFLGLRRLLRKERFRWLQKSLAAVGRMALTQYLLQSTFISLLFYGYGLGLYGKVPPLSQILIVCGFFSLQCLISLVWLRHFPMGPLEWVLRKFTYLR, from the coding sequence GTGACTAAATCCCAGTCTTTCGGACCTATCAATTCCACCGAGCGGATTGCCTTCATGGACAGTCTTCGGGGCTTCGCTGTCTTCGGCATTTTTCTCGTCAACATGAGCATGATGGCTGCACCGAGTATGGCCTACGGATCGTTCGCAGTTTTCACCGATCCGGTTTCTTTTGCCGTATCGCTGGCCCGGCACCTTCTCGCTGACGGTGCCTTTATCTTTCTCTTTTCACTCCTTTTTGGCGCCAGTTTTGGCCTCATGATGGACCCGTTCGGGAGCCGCCAAAGTGGAATCGGGCTTCCCGCCTACTACCGTCGTTTGTTTCTGATCGGAGTTCTGGGTTTTTTCCACGTTACCGTTCTTTGGTTTGGGGATATTCTGATGATCTACGCGATGTCCGGCCTTTTTCTGCCCTTTTTTCGAAGAAGGAAAAGTCGCACTCTGCTCATTTGGGCGGTTCTCCTTTTCATTTTACCCACCCTCTTCTTCGCAGGATTACTTCTCATCCCCCTGGCTGACTCCGCTTTATACGAGCAGTTGGACCTCGACTATGAAACTGCCATTCGGTCTTGGATAGCGTATCTAAATGACGGATACCTGCTCGAAGACTTCGGGCAGGTCGCAAGAACCCGCTGGACCGAGTACTTTTACGAGCCGGTAGTGATCTTCTTCACTTTCTTCCAATGCCTCGGGATGATGCTCTTGGGACTGTGGATGATCCGTGTCGGCGGATTCCGGCAAAAGCCGGGCGAGCGCTCAATATTTCGCAAAGCACTTCTCTGGATCATACCCACCGCAATCATCGGGAAACTCGCCTACGTCTATTTGATCTACGATGAATCATCCTACGGCCTTTCCATTATCTGCTTCGTGCTATCGACTTTCGGAGGGCCAGCTCTCGGAATTCTCCACTTTCTCGGCCTTCGAAGGCTGCTTCGTAAGGAGAGATTTAGATGGTTGCAAAAGTCTCTCGCAGCCGTTGGCCGAATGGCCCTCACCCAGTATCTTCTTCAATCCACTTTTATCAGTCTCCTTTTCTACGGATACGGGCTCGGCCTTTACGGGAAAGTCCCACCTCTTTCGCAAATCCTAATCGTATGTGGGTTCTTTTCCCTTCAGTGTCTCATCAGTCTTGTCTGGCTCCGCCACTTTCCCATGGGACCCCTGGAATGGGTGCTGCGGAAATTCACTTACTTGCGATAA
- a CDS encoding helix-turn-helix transcriptional regulator gives MTNIAKEVLFARLMRSGLAEQTVNDFFQLTGIEIEIATSKELPKKNRSRFSVPFFVGKVQVAAFLCPADLPADQRNSLKRLLAMVAEALGNRILYQSEGVLGGALPGQVMLAARLLREKGTQGHITLGMIADQVGLGRERLSRLFHASLGITFSEYLNQVRLDHCRELLRNSRKPITDCAFESGFQSLSQFNRRFKAAEGITPGEYRRRSFEKAHFD, from the coding sequence ATGACTAATATTGCAAAGGAGGTCCTTTTTGCTCGTCTGATGAGATCCGGGTTGGCCGAACAAACCGTAAACGACTTCTTTCAGCTCACGGGAATTGAAATCGAAATCGCTACTTCCAAAGAATTGCCCAAGAAGAACCGTAGTCGTTTCTCAGTTCCCTTTTTTGTCGGAAAGGTTCAGGTGGCTGCTTTTCTTTGTCCGGCTGACCTCCCTGCCGACCAAAGAAATTCTCTCAAGAGGCTGCTTGCAATGGTCGCGGAAGCACTCGGCAACCGGATCCTCTACCAAAGCGAGGGTGTTCTCGGAGGCGCTCTTCCCGGACAAGTGATGCTCGCAGCGCGCTTGCTCCGCGAGAAGGGCACTCAAGGACACATCACCTTGGGCATGATTGCAGATCAGGTCGGCCTAGGACGCGAAAGGCTGTCCCGCCTCTTTCATGCGAGTCTGGGTATCACCTTCTCGGAATACTTGAACCAAGTGCGTCTCGACCATTGCCGAGAGCTACTCCGCAATTCCCGCAAACCTATTACGGACTGCGCTTTTGAAAGCGGCTTCCAATCTCTCTCCCAATTCAATCGTCGCTTTAAAGCTGCAGAAGGGATTACTCCCGGCGAATACCGAAGACGCAGTTTCGAAAAGGCGCATTTTGATTAG